The proteins below come from a single Corylus avellana chromosome ca3, CavTom2PMs-1.0 genomic window:
- the LOC132173518 gene encoding mini zinc finger protein 3-like encodes MKKRQVVVKKDCSGRSSSSSTSSSVVRTVRYAECQKNHAANIGGYAVDGCREFMASGEEGTNGALMCAACGCHRNFHRREVETEVVCEYSPPTSNP; translated from the coding sequence aTGAAGAAACGTCAAGTGGTGGTGAAGAAAGATTGCTCAGGGAGAAGCTCATCATCTAGTACATCATCTTCAGTGGTTAGAACTGTACGGTACGCCGAGTGCCAAAAGAATCATGCTGCAAACATTGGAGGGTATGCTGTGGATGGGTGCAGAGAGTTCATGGCAAGCGGCGAGGAGGGGACGAATGGCGCGCTTATGTGCGCCGCCTGCGGCTGCCACCGGAATTTCCACAGAAGGGAAGTGGAAACCGAGGTAGTTTGTGAATACTCTCCACCTACTTCCAATCCTTGA